The following nucleotide sequence is from Streptomyces xiamenensis.
AGGATCCCGTGGCCGACAACCAGAACCTGCTGGCGGGGCAGCGACGCGCCCTGATCCTGGAGGAGGTTCGCCGCCGAGGTGGAATCCGGGTCAGCGAGTTGACGCGGATGCTCCAGGTCTCGGACATGACGGTCCGGCGGGACCTGGACGTACTCGCCCGGCAGGGCACCTTGGAGAAGGTGCACGGCGGCGCGGTGCCGGTCGATCAGGCGCGTACCCATGAGCCGGGCTTCGAGGCGAAGTCGGAGCTGGAGCTGACCGCCAAGAGCGACATCGCCCGCGCGGCGGCTGCCCTGGTCGTGCCCGGCACCGCGGTGGCGCTCGCGGGCGGCACCACCACCTTCGCCGTCGCCCAGCAGCTGGTGGACATCCCGGACCTCACCGTGGTCACCAACTCGGTGCGGGTCGCGGACGTCTTCCACGCGGCACGCCGCCCGGCGGAGGGGCGCGGCGCGGAGAGCGGAGCGGCCACGGTGGTGCTGACCGGCGGAGTGCGCACGCCCTCCGAGACATTGGTCGGCCCCGTGGCGGACGCGGCGATCAGCTCGCTCCACTTCGATGTGCTCTTCCTCGGCACGCACGGCATCTCGGTGGAGGCCGGGTGCTCGACGCCCAACCTCGCCGAGGCGGAGACCAACCGGCACTTCATCCGCTCGGCGCGCCGGGTGGTGGTGGTCGCGGATCACACCAAGTGGGGCACCACGGGGCTGAGTTCGTTCGCCTCACTGGACGAGGTGGACACCCTGGTGATGGACGCCGGGCTCGCGGCGGCCGACCGGGAGGAGATCGCGGAGCAGTTCGCCGAGCTGATCATCGCGGGCCCGGACACCGGCGGCAACGGCGGCTGACCCGGGCGCCGCCGCCGCGCGCCGTCAGCAGCTCCACCGCCCGGTGCGCAGGAAACCGTCGATGGCGCGGCGGTAGGGGTCCACGTCAAGGCCCTGCCGCGCCAGCCAGTCGTCCGAGTAGTACTTGTCGAGATAGCGGTCGCCGGGGTCGCAGATCAGCGTGACCACCGAGCCGGTACGCCCCTGCTCCACCATCTCGGCGACGATCTTCAGCGCGCTCCACAGCCCGGTGCCGGTGGAGCCGCCCGCCTTGCGGCCGATGGCGCCCTCCAGCGCCCGTACGGCGGCCACGCTGGCGGCGTCGGGCACCTTCATCATCCGGTCGATGGCGCCGGGCATGAAGCTGGGCTCCATCCGGGGCCGGCCGATGCCCTCGATGCGCGAGGCGCAGTCGCTCACCGCGCCCGGGTCGCCGGCCAGCCAGCCGTCGTAGAAGCAGGAGTTCTCCGGGTCGGCGACGCAGATGCGGGTGTCGTACTGCATGTAGTGGACGTAGCGGGCCAGGGTCGCCGAGGTGCCGCCGGTGCCCGCGGTGGCCACGATCCAGGCCGGTTCGGGGTAGCGCTCCAGGCGCAGCTGCTGGTAGATCGACTCGGCGATGTTGTTGTTGCCGCGCCAGTCGGTGGCGCGCTCGGCATAGGTGAACTGGTCCATGTAGTGCCCGCCCTGCTCGGCGGCGAGCGCGGCGGAGACCTCGTACACCGTGGCCGGGTCGTCCACCAGGTGGCAGCGCCCGCCGTGGAACTCGATCAGCCGGGTCTTGGCGCTGGAGGTGGTGCGCGGCATGACGGCGATGAACGGGACGCCGATCAGGCCGGCGAAGTACGCCTCGGAGACGGCGGTCGAGCCGCTGGACGCCTCGATCACCGGCCGCCCGGGGCGGATCCAGCCGTTGCACAGGCCGTACAGGAACAGTGAGCGGGCCAGGCGGTGCTTGAGGGAGCCGGTGGGGTGGGTGGACTCGTCCTTGAGGTAGAGGTCGATGCCCCAGGACTCCGGCAGTGGGAAGCGCAGCAGATGAGTGTCGGCGCTGCGGTTGGCGTCGGCCTGGACCTTGCGCACCGCGTCCTTGAGCCAGGCCCGGTACGCGGGGTCGCTGCGGTCGGTGTCCCCGGTGGCCACGACCGGCGGGCGGGCCTGCTGCTCACTGCTGTTCACGCCGCGATCATAGGCCGCGCCGTCCTCGTACGAGGAGGGCCCGGCGGAGCGGACGGTCCAGCAAGTCGCTCAGGTGTGCGAACGGCCCTGCGGTGCGGCGTGTGGCGCGCCCGTCGGTGACACCTGCAAGAATCGAGAATGTGTACGAATACGGGGGCCGTTGGGCCCTGGCGGAGCAACCCGACGGTTCGGCCCTGGTGTGCGCCCTGGACGAGCGGGGCCGGCCGGGCGGGCCGGTGGCGCACGAGCCGGACGCGGCCACCGCGATCACCGCACGGCCCGGAGTCGCCCGCTGGGTGTGGCGCTCCACCGCCGCGCTCTACCCGCGGCTGCTGGCGGCGGGCGTACGGGTGGAGCGGTGCTACGACGTGGAGGCGGCCGAGGCGCTGCTGCTCGGGTACGACGGCGGGTTCGGGCTGCCCCGTTCGCTGCCGGCCGCCTGGGCGCGGCTGCACGGAAGGCCGGCCCCCGAGGACCCCCGGCCGGCCGCCGCCGACTCCGGGCAGCCCTCCCTCTTCGACACCGGCCCGCCACCACCGCCCGCCGGCACCGATCCGCTGACCGCGCTCGTGGAGGTGTACGCGGACCAGCTCGTGCGCACCGCGCGGACCGACCGCCCCGGCCGGATGCGGCTGCTGCTGGCCGCCGAATCGGCCGGCACCCTCGTCGCCGCCGACCTGACCCGGGCCGGGCTCCCGTGGCGGGCCGACATCCACCGCGCGATGCTCGACGAGATGCTCGGCGAGCGCTACCCCGGCGGTCAGGAGACGCGGCGGCTGGCCGAACTGGCCGAGGAGATCTCCCACGCCTTCGGACACGGCCGGCGGGTACGTCCTGACCTGCCCGCCGACATCATCCGAGCCTTCGGGCAGGCCGGCATCAAGCTCACCTCCACCCGGGCCTGGGAGCTGCGCGAGATCGACCACCCGGCGGTGGAACCGCTGCTGGAGTACAAGAAGCTGTACCGCATCCACACCGCGCACGGCTGGTCCTGGCTGCGCACCTGGGTGCGGGAGGGCCGCTTCCGCACCGAGTACATCCCCGGCGGCGCTCCCTCGGGCCGCTGGACCTCCAACG
It contains:
- a CDS encoding DeoR/GlpR family DNA-binding transcription regulator, coding for MADNQNLLAGQRRALILEEVRRRGGIRVSELTRMLQVSDMTVRRDLDVLARQGTLEKVHGGAVPVDQARTHEPGFEAKSELELTAKSDIARAAAALVVPGTAVALAGGTTTFAVAQQLVDIPDLTVVTNSVRVADVFHAARRPAEGRGAESGAATVVLTGGVRTPSETLVGPVADAAISSLHFDVLFLGTHGISVEAGCSTPNLAEAETNRHFIRSARRVVVVADHTKWGTTGLSSFASLDEVDTLVMDAGLAAADREEIAEQFAELIIAGPDTGGNGG
- a CDS encoding PLP-dependent cysteine synthase family protein; translated protein: MNSSEQQARPPVVATGDTDRSDPAYRAWLKDAVRKVQADANRSADTHLLRFPLPESWGIDLYLKDESTHPTGSLKHRLARSLFLYGLCNGWIRPGRPVIEASSGSTAVSEAYFAGLIGVPFIAVMPRTTSSAKTRLIEFHGGRCHLVDDPATVYEVSAALAAEQGGHYMDQFTYAERATDWRGNNNIAESIYQQLRLERYPEPAWIVATAGTGGTSATLARYVHYMQYDTRICVADPENSCFYDGWLAGDPGAVSDCASRIEGIGRPRMEPSFMPGAIDRMMKVPDAASVAAVRALEGAIGRKAGGSTGTGLWSALKIVAEMVEQGRTGSVVTLICDPGDRYLDKYYSDDWLARQGLDVDPYRRAIDGFLRTGRWSC
- a CDS encoding bifunctional 3'-5' exonuclease/DNA polymerase: MYEYGGRWALAEQPDGSALVCALDERGRPGGPVAHEPDAATAITARPGVARWVWRSTAALYPRLLAAGVRVERCYDVEAAEALLLGYDGGFGLPRSLPAAWARLHGRPAPEDPRPAAADSGQPSLFDTGPPPPPAGTDPLTALVEVYADQLVRTARTDRPGRMRLLLAAESAGTLVAADLTRAGLPWRADIHRAMLDEMLGERYPGGQETRRLAELAEEISHAFGHGRRVRPDLPADIIRAFGQAGIKLTSTRAWELREIDHPAVEPLLEYKKLYRIHTAHGWSWLRTWVREGRFRTEYIPGGAPSGRWTSNGGGALQIPRVVRRAVVADPGWRLVVADADQLEPRVLAAISGDSGLMEVAGGAGDLYTALSHRGFSGDREQAKLALLGAIYGQTSGDGLKHLADLRRRFPAAVAYVDEAARAGERAALVRTWLGRTCPPEPNTDDWSDTSPAARARGRFTRNFVVQGSAAEWALLLLAALRSALRGMRAELVFFQHDEVIVHCPQEETDRVRAALVHAAQTAATTTFGPGPVRFPFTTAVAECYADAK